A DNA window from Rhodococcus sp. Z13 contains the following coding sequences:
- a CDS encoding alpha/beta hydrolase — translation MPELPSPQLSPRVARTLLRPVFRTALSPRWSFTTQRRLLELAAPLQRPPKDTVVRKVALAGRPAERITVGATERRTAILYLHGGAYTAGSPATHRSLAAHLAAAAESAVYVLDYRLAPEHRCPAAVDDAEAAYLELVSEHGFDVAGTAVAGDSAGGGLAAATIRRLIDRHGITPPALGLLSPWTDPGARDLPTVDDVVINTGWLYSSADAYLGDGGPTDPDYAPMHADPTGFPPTLIQVGTQEMFHPQVCRYAEKLRTAGVDVTLVEQPELWHVAALQASLVPEAAAAITDFGVFLRERMGARSV, via the coding sequence ATGCCCGAACTACCGTCACCTCAGCTCTCCCCTCGGGTGGCGCGGACGCTCCTACGTCCCGTCTTCCGAACCGCACTGTCGCCGCGATGGTCGTTCACCACGCAGCGTCGCCTGCTCGAGCTCGCCGCTCCCCTGCAGCGGCCGCCGAAGGACACGGTCGTCCGCAAGGTCGCCCTGGCGGGGCGTCCGGCCGAGCGGATCACGGTGGGAGCCACCGAGCGTCGCACCGCGATCCTGTATTTGCACGGCGGCGCGTACACGGCGGGCTCCCCCGCCACGCACCGGTCGCTTGCGGCCCATCTCGCCGCGGCAGCGGAGTCGGCGGTGTACGTCCTGGACTACCGGCTGGCCCCCGAACACCGCTGTCCCGCAGCGGTCGACGACGCCGAGGCGGCCTATCTCGAGCTCGTGAGCGAGCACGGCTTCGACGTGGCGGGCACGGCGGTCGCGGGAGACTCCGCGGGGGGTGGCCTCGCCGCGGCGACCATCCGCCGGCTGATCGACCGCCACGGCATCACGCCGCCCGCGCTCGGCCTGCTGTCGCCGTGGACGGATCCCGGCGCCCGCGACCTGCCGACGGTGGACGACGTCGTCATCAACACCGGTTGGCTGTACTCCTCGGCGGACGCCTACCTCGGGGACGGGGGCCCCACCGATCCCGACTACGCGCCGATGCACGCCGATCCGACCGGTTTCCCGCCGACGCTGATCCAGGTGGGCACGCAGGAGATGTTCCATCCGCAGGTGTGCCGGTACGCGGAGAAGCTGCGGACGGCGGGGGTGGATGTCACCCTCGTCGAACAGCCCGAGCTGTGGCACGTGGCGGCGCTGCAGGCCTCCCTGGTACCGGAGGCGGCCGCGGCGATCACCGACTTCGGTGTGTTCCTCCGCGAGCGGATGGGTGCGCGCTCGGTCTGA
- a CDS encoding glycine betaine ABC transporter substrate-binding protein → MTAVAKKAARFRPAAIALTVCAAVVPGCSSSVLDDPAASTTVTVGAGDAADETLLAYLYAGALRTTGIDVEVRTGLDDPAAALDAAEVTLVPGYTGRLLDRYDPGAGQTDAEDVFAALARALPDELTVSDYASAQDRAVLLADTAALAAGSIAAGSVTTVADLVPRCPELTLLVTESFGSAGGLDALDAVDCRPREIRTVDDERAVADLTGPGLLLGTTTTLPALSGTGTDATVKAVPDVPDRTSRDEADADVTAAPVFPAQNVVPVLRKGILGEPQLDALRTIAGELTTADLAELRARIDDGEDRETVARTWLEEHA, encoded by the coding sequence ATGACCGCCGTGGCGAAGAAGGCAGCACGGTTCCGGCCCGCAGCGATCGCACTCACCGTCTGTGCGGCGGTGGTGCCGGGCTGCTCGTCGTCCGTCCTCGACGACCCGGCCGCGTCGACGACGGTGACCGTCGGAGCGGGCGACGCCGCCGACGAGACCCTGCTCGCATATCTGTACGCCGGCGCGCTGCGCACCACCGGGATCGACGTGGAGGTCCGTACCGGGCTCGACGACCCGGCCGCTGCCCTGGACGCCGCCGAGGTCACGCTCGTCCCCGGCTACACCGGGCGTCTGCTCGATCGCTACGACCCGGGAGCCGGGCAGACCGACGCGGAGGACGTCTTCGCCGCGCTTGCGCGGGCGCTGCCCGACGAACTCACCGTCTCCGACTACGCCTCCGCCCAGGATCGTGCGGTGCTGCTCGCCGACACCGCGGCGCTCGCCGCAGGGTCCATCGCCGCAGGGTCCGTCACCACGGTGGCCGACCTCGTACCGCGCTGCCCCGAACTGACCTTGCTGGTCACCGAATCCTTCGGATCCGCAGGTGGACTCGACGCCCTCGACGCCGTGGACTGCCGTCCGCGGGAGATCCGGACCGTCGACGACGAGCGGGCCGTCGCGGACCTGACGGGACCCGGCCTGCTGCTGGGGACGACCACGACCCTGCCGGCGTTGTCCGGAACCGGCACCGATGCCACGGTGAAGGCGGTCCCGGACGTACCGGACCGCACCTCCCGCGACGAGGCGGACGCCGACGTGACCGCCGCCCCGGTGTTTCCCGCACAGAACGTGGTTCCGGTCCTCCGCAAGGGGATCCTCGGCGAACCCCAGCTCGACGCGCTCCGCACGATCGCCGGGGAACTGACCACCGCCGACCTCGCCGAACTACGGGCCCGCATCGACGACGGCGAGGATCGCGAGACGGTTGCGCGCACCTGGCTCGAGGAACACGCCTGA
- a CDS encoding SDR family NAD(P)-dependent oxidoreductase has protein sequence MSDFAGRVAVVTGAGSGIGRALTLALAAEGARLAISDVDTTGLEETARRARELGAEVKADHLDVTQREKVLDYAEQVAAHFGAVHQVYNNAGIAYHGEFERTEFKDFERVLDVDFWGVVNGTKAFLPHLIASGDGHVVNVSSLFGLLSIPGQAAYNSAKFAVRGFTEALRQEMLIARHPVQVTCVHPGGIKTAIARNAAVPEGDDQKTFAEFFDRKLARTTPEDAAKTVLAGVRKNKPRVLIGADAKLLDAFVRIAGPAYQRIVAGVTARVVPKG, from the coding sequence ATGAGTGATTTCGCAGGCCGCGTCGCCGTTGTCACCGGCGCGGGTTCCGGCATCGGCCGGGCCCTCACCCTGGCCCTCGCCGCCGAGGGTGCCCGGTTGGCGATCTCCGACGTGGACACCACCGGCCTCGAGGAGACCGCGCGCCGCGCACGGGAACTCGGCGCCGAAGTGAAGGCGGACCACCTGGACGTCACCCAGCGCGAGAAGGTCCTCGACTACGCCGAGCAGGTCGCCGCCCACTTCGGCGCGGTGCACCAGGTGTACAACAACGCGGGCATCGCCTACCACGGTGAGTTCGAGCGCACCGAGTTCAAGGACTTCGAGCGGGTCCTCGACGTCGACTTCTGGGGAGTCGTCAACGGCACCAAGGCTTTCCTGCCGCACCTCATCGCGTCGGGCGACGGTCACGTCGTCAACGTCTCGAGCCTGTTCGGCCTGCTGAGCATTCCCGGTCAGGCCGCCTACAACTCGGCGAAGTTCGCGGTGCGCGGTTTCACCGAGGCGCTGCGCCAGGAGATGCTGATCGCCCGGCATCCCGTGCAGGTCACGTGCGTGCACCCCGGCGGCATCAAGACCGCCATCGCCCGCAACGCCGCCGTCCCGGAGGGCGACGACCAGAAGACCTTCGCGGAGTTCTTCGACCGCAAGCTCGCCCGCACCACCCCGGAGGACGCGGCGAAGACCGTTCTCGCCGGCGTGCGGAAGAACAAGCCGCGCGTGCTCATCGGCGCCGACGCCAAGCTGCTCGACGCGTTCGTGCGCATCGCCGGTCCCGCCTACCAGCGCATCGTGGCCGGAGTGACCGCACGGGTCGTGCCCAAAGGTTAA